In Rouxiella sp. WC2420, the following proteins share a genomic window:
- a CDS encoding ABC transporter substrate-binding protein, whose translation MVVLASALSWCSFSALASRQVTDQLGRQVTIPDQVDRVVVLQHQTLNLLVQLDASSKIVGVLANWKQQLGDGYARLDPALLKTPALGDLTHVDLESLVALHPQVVFVTNYAPKEMIEQISKAGIAVVAISLRQDKPGEEAKMNPVMDNEEQAYNQGLKNGIRLIGEVVNRQHHADELINYTFAQRKMVSDRLQSISPRQRVRVYMANPDLTTYGSGKYTGLMMNHAGAFNVAESTVKGFKQVSLEQVIAWDPQVIFVQDRYPKVVGEIERDPKWQVIDAVKNHRVYLMPEYAKAWGYPMPEALAIGELWMAKKLYPQKFSDIDMQKQANAYYQKFYRTNYVAPEAATTKAGNKS comes from the coding sequence ATAGTCGTACTCGCCAGCGCGCTGAGTTGGTGTTCATTTTCAGCCTTGGCGTCACGACAGGTTACTGACCAGCTTGGGCGTCAGGTGACGATTCCCGATCAGGTTGACAGGGTTGTCGTGCTTCAACACCAGACCCTTAACTTGCTGGTTCAATTAGACGCCAGCAGCAAGATTGTTGGCGTGCTCGCAAACTGGAAACAACAGCTCGGTGATGGCTACGCGCGGCTCGATCCGGCTTTGCTTAAAACCCCGGCTCTAGGGGATTTGACGCACGTAGATTTAGAAAGTCTGGTTGCGCTGCATCCGCAGGTGGTGTTCGTCACCAACTACGCGCCAAAGGAGATGATCGAGCAGATTTCCAAGGCTGGCATCGCGGTGGTGGCTATCTCTTTACGTCAGGATAAACCGGGTGAAGAAGCTAAAATGAACCCGGTGATGGACAACGAAGAGCAGGCCTATAACCAGGGACTAAAAAACGGTATACGCTTGATTGGTGAAGTCGTTAATCGCCAGCATCATGCTGATGAGCTCATAAACTACACCTTTGCGCAACGTAAAATGGTCAGCGACAGGCTGCAATCCATTTCACCCCGGCAGCGCGTTCGGGTCTATATGGCTAACCCCGACCTCACCACTTATGGTTCTGGCAAATATACCGGATTGATGATGAATCATGCCGGAGCTTTTAATGTCGCAGAATCAACAGTCAAAGGATTCAAACAGGTCAGTCTCGAGCAGGTGATCGCCTGGGATCCGCAGGTTATTTTCGTACAGGACCGTTATCCAAAGGTTGTCGGCGAGATCGAGCGCGATCCCAAATGGCAGGTCATAGATGCAGTAAAAAATCATCGCGTCTATTTAATGCCCGAGTACGCCAAGGCGTGGGGTTATCCAATGCCCGAAGCGCTGGCAATCGGTGAACTGTGGATGGCGAAAAAGCTTTATCCGCAGAAGTTTAGCGACATTGATATGCAGAAACAGGCAAATGCGTATTATCAGAAATTTTATCGCACCAACTATGTGGCCCCAGAAGCTGCTACAACCAAAGCCGGAAACAAATCCTGA